One Theropithecus gelada isolate Dixy chromosome 20, Tgel_1.0, whole genome shotgun sequence DNA segment encodes these proteins:
- the GNG13 gene encoding guanine nucleotide-binding protein G(I)/G(S)/G(O) subunit gamma-13 → MEEWDVPQMKKEVESLKYQLAFQREMASKTIPELLKWIEDGIPKDPFLNPDLMKNNPWVEKGKCTIL, encoded by the exons ATGGAGGAGTGGGACGTGCCACAGATGAAGAAAGAGGTGGAGAGCCTCAAGTACCAGCTGGCCTTCCAGCGGGAGATGGCATCCAAGACGATCCCCGA GCTGCTGAAGTGGATCGAGGATGGGATCCCCAAAGACCCCTTCCTGAACCCCGACCTGATGAAGAACAACCCATGGGTAGAAAAGGGCAAATGCACCATCCTGTGA
- the CHTF18 gene encoding chromosome transmission fidelity protein 18 homolog isoform X1: MEDYEQELYGVEDDFHSQFAAELEVLAELEGASTPSPSGVPLSTAGRPPRTFEEALARGDAASRPAPAASLGSSQGRAGKRQVDADLQPAGSLPHAPRIKRPRLQVVKRLNFRSEEMEELPLPDSPPMDITPPPSPEDLAELWDHEASDAAADVGLTRASPAARNPVLRRPPILEDYVHVTSTEGIRAYLVLRADPVATGVQSPLLHVPWRGGGQLDLLGVSFASLKKQVDGERRERLLQEAQRLSDTLRSLRSGEEETAQPVGAPEEEPADGQGASTHCLWVDEFAPRHYTELLSDDFTNRCLLKWLKLWDLVVFGHERPSRKPRPSVEPARVSKEATAPGKWKSHEQVLEEMLEAGLDPSQRPRQKVALLCGPPGLGKTTLAHVIARHAGYSVVEMNASDDRSPEAFRTRIEAATQMESVLGAGGKPNCLVIDEIDGAPVAAINVLLSILNRKGPQEAEPQGPAVPSGGGRRRRAEGGLLMRPIICICNDQFAPSLRQLKQQAFLLHFPPTLPSRLVQRLQEVSLRQGMRTDPGVLAALCEKTDNDIRACINTLQFLYSRGQRELSVRDVQATRVGLKDQRRGLFSVWQEVFQLPRAQRRRVGQDPTLPADTLLLGDGDAGSLTSASQRFYRVLHAAASAGEHEKVVQGLFDNFLRLRLRDSSLGAVCAALDWLAFDDLLAGAAHHSQSFQLLRYPPFLPVAFHVLFASSHTPRITFPSSQQEAQNRMSQMRNLMQTLVSGITPAARSRATPQALLLDALSLLLDILAPKLRPVSTQLYSTREKQQLASLVGTMLAYSLTYRQERTPDGQYIYRLEPNVEELCRFPELPARKPLTYQAKQLIAREIEVEKMRRAEASAQAENSPQVDGSSSGLEGLLGGSGEKGVCRPAPRNHEQRLEHIMRRAVREEQPERDFFGRVVVRSTAAPSAGDTAPEQDSVERRMGTAVGRSEVWFRFNEGVSNAVRRSLYIRDLL; this comes from the exons GCCCCAGCGGCATCTCTGGGCAGCAGCCAGGGCCGCGCCGGGAAGAGGCAGGTGGACGCCGACCTGCAGCCGGCTGGGTCCCTTCCCCACG cccccaggatCAAACGGCCTAGGCTGCAGGTGGTCAAGAGGCTGAACTTCAGGTCGGAGGAGATGGAGGAGCTGCCTCTTCCCGACTCCCCGCCGATGGACATCACCCCGCCGCCGAGCCCTGAGGACCTTGCTGAGCTGTGGGACCACGA AGCCTCAGACGCTGCTGCTGACGTGGGTCTCACACGGGCCTCACCAGCCGCCCGCAATCCCGTCCTGAGGCGGCCCCCCATCTTGGAGGACTATGTCCATGTGACATCCACGGAGGGCATCCGGGCCTATCTGGTGCTGCGTGCTGACCCTGTCGCCACAGGGGTGCAG AGCCCTCTGCTCCACGTCCCGTGGCGAGGCGGTGGCCAGCTGGACCTGCTGGGTGTGTCCTTCGCCTCCCTGAAGAAGCAGGTCGACGGCGAG CGGCGGGAGCGGCTGCTTCAGGAGGCCCAGAGGCTCTCAGACACCCTGCGCAG TCTCAGGTCAGGGGAGGAGGAGACAGCCCAGCCCGTGGGGGCCCCTGAGGAGGAGCCAGCTGACGGCCAAGGCGCCTCCACTCACTGCCTCTGGGTGGATGAGTTTGCACCCCGGCACTACACGGAGCTGCTCAGTGATGAC TTCACCAACCGCTGCCTGCTCAAGTGGCTGAAGTTGTGGGACTTGGTGGTGTTTGGCCACGAGAGGCCTTCCCGGAAGCCCAGGCCCAGTGTTGAGCCAGCCCGGGTCAGCAAGGAGGCCACGGCCCCAGGAAAGTGGAAGAGCCACGAACAGGTGCTGGAGGAGATGCTGGAGGCTGGGCTGGACCCGAGCCAGCGACCGAGGCAGAAG GTGGCACTGCTGTGTGGGCCTCCGGGGCTGGGGAAGACCACCCTGGCACACGTGATTGCACGTCACGCGGGGTACTCTGTGGTGGAGATGAACGCCAG TGACGACCGTAGCCCGGAGGCCTTCCGCACGCGCATCGAGGCGGCCACCCAGATGGAGTCGGTGCTGGGTGCTGGCGGGAAGCCCAACTGCCTGGTCATCGATGAGATCGACGGGGCCCCCGTG GCCGCCATCAACGTCCTCCTGAGCATCCTGAACCGCAAGGGGCCACAGGAGGCGGAGCCGCAGGGCCCAGCTGTGCCTTCGGGTGGCGGCCGACGGCGCCGGGCAGAGGGGGGGCTCCTCATGAGGCCCATTATTTGCATTTGCAACGACCA GTTCGCACCGTCCCTGCGGCAGCTGAAACAGCAGGCGTTCCTGCTGCACTTCCCGCCGACTCTGCCCTCGAGGCTGGTGCAGCGACTCCAGGAG GTCTCCCTGCGGCAGGGCATGAGGACTGACCCAGGGGTGCTGGCAGCCCTCTGTGAGAAAACTGACAATGACATCCGGGCCTGCATCAACACCCTGCAG TTCCTGTACAGTCGGGGCCAGCGGGAGCTGAGCGTGCGAGACGTGCAGGCCACACGCGTGGGCCTCAAGGACCAGCGCAGAGGGCTCTTCTCGGTGTGGCAGGAGGTCTTCCAGCTGCCTCGAGCCCAGAG GCGCCGTGTGGGCCAGGATCCCACCCTGCCTGCTGACACGCTCCTGCTGGGTGACGGGGACGCGGGCTCCCTGACCTCCGCCTCGCAGCGATTCTACCGTGTCCTGCATGCTGCCGCCTCCGCGGGCGAGCACGAGAAGGTGGTCCAG GGCCTGTTTGACAACTTCCTGCGCCTGCGGCTTcgagactccagcctgggcgccgtGTGTGCGGCCCTCGACTGGCTGGCCTTCGACGACCTGCTGGCGGGGGCTGCTCACCACAGCCAGAGCTTCCAGCTGCTGCGCTACCCACCCTTCCTGCCCGTGGCCTTCCACGTGCTATTTGCTTCCAGCCACACACCCAGGATCACCTTCCCCAGCAGCCAGCAGGAG GCCCAGAACCGGATGAGCCAGATGAGGAACCTGATGCAGACGCTGGTGTCCGGCATCACACCAGCCGCGCGCAGCCGGGCCACGCCCCAGGCCTTGCTCCTGGACGCCCTCTCCCTGCTGCTGGACATTCTTGCGCCCAAGCTCCGCCCC GTGAGCACACAGCTGTACAGCACCCGTGAGAAGCAACAGCTGGCCAGCCTGGTGGGCACGATGCTCGCTTACAGCCTGACCTACCGCCAGGAGCGCACGCCCGACGGGCAGTACATCTACAGGCTGGAGCC GAACGTGGAGGAACTCTGCCGCTTCCCCGAGCTGCCTGCCCGCAAGCCCCTGACCTACCAGGCCAAGCAGCTCATCGCCCGCGAGATCGAGGTGGAGAAGATGCGGCGGGCGGAGGCTTCGGCCCAGGCAGAGAACAGCCCCCAG GTGGACGGGAGCTCCTCAGGGCTCGAGGGTCTgctggggggcagtggggagaaAGGGGTGTGCCGACCTGCCCCACGCAACCACGAGCAGCGGCTGGAGCACATCATGAGGCGAGCGGTCCGGGAGGAACAG CCTGAGAGGGACTTCTTTGGACGTGTGGTTGTCAGGAGCACAGCAGCCCCGAGTgcag GGGACACGGCCCCGGAGCAGGACTCAGTGGAGCGGCGCATGGGCACGGCGGTGGGCAGGAGCGAGGTCTGGTTCCGCTTCAACGAGGGTGTCTCCAATGCTGTGCGGCGCAGCCTGTACATCAGGGACTTGCTCTAG
- the CHTF18 gene encoding chromosome transmission fidelity protein 18 homolog isoform X2, producing MEDYEQELYGVEDDFHSQFAAELEVLAELEGASTPSPSGVPLSTAGRPPRTFEEALARGDAASRPAPAASLGSSQGRAGKRQVDADLQPAGSLPHGRSAALPQGLRGGREAEEASGSLHVSPPAPRIKRPRLQVVKRLNFRSEEMEELPLPDSPPMDITPPPSPEDLAELWDHEASDAAADVGLTRASPAARNPVLRRPPILEDYVHVTSTEGIRAYLVLRADPVATGVQSPLLHVPWRGGGQLDLLGVSFASLKKQVDGERRERLLQEAQRLSDTLRSLRSGEEETAQPVGAPEEEPADGQGASTHCLWVDEFAPRHYTELLSDDFTNRCLLKWLKLWDLVVFGHERPSRKPRPSVEPARVSKEATAPGKWKSHEQVLEEMLEAGLDPSQRPRQKVALLCGPPGLGKTTLAHVIARHAGYSVVEMNASDDRSPEAFRTRIEAATQMESVLGAGGKPNCLVIDEIDGAPVAAINVLLSILNRKGPQEAEPQGPAVPSGGGRRRRAEGGLLMRPIICICNDQFAPSLRQLKQQAFLLHFPPTLPSRLVQRLQEVSLRQGMRTDPGVLAALCEKTDNDIRACINTLQFLYSRGQRELSVRDVQATRVGLKDQRRGLFSVWQEVFQLPRAQRRRVGQDPTLPADTLLLGDGDAGSLTSASQRFYRVLHAAASAGEHEKVVQGLFDNFLRLRLRDSSLGAVCAALDWLAFDDLLAGAAHHSQSFQLLRYPPFLPVAFHVLFASSHTPRITFPSSQQEAQNRMSQMRNLMQTLVSGITPAARSRATPQALLLDALSLLLDILAPKLRPVSTQLYSTREKQQLASLVGTMLAYSLTYRQERTPDGQYIYRLEPNVEELCRFPELPARKPLTYQAKQLIAREIEVEKMRRAEASAQAENSPQVDGSSSGLEGLLGGSGEKGVCRPAPRNHEQRLEHIMRRAVREEQPERDFFGRVVVRSTAAPSAGDTAPEQDSVERRMGTAVGRSEVWFRFNEGVSNAVRRSLYIRDLL from the exons GCCCCAGCGGCATCTCTGGGCAGCAGCCAGGGCCGCGCCGGGAAGAGGCAGGTGGACGCCGACCTGCAGCCGGCTGGGTCCCTTCCCCACGGTAGGTCGGCGGCATTGCCCCAGGGCCTCCGGGGTGGGCGCGAGGCTGAGGAGGCCTCTGGTTCCCTGCATGtgtctcccccagcccccaggatCAAACGGCCTAGGCTGCAGGTGGTCAAGAGGCTGAACTTCAGGTCGGAGGAGATGGAGGAGCTGCCTCTTCCCGACTCCCCGCCGATGGACATCACCCCGCCGCCGAGCCCTGAGGACCTTGCTGAGCTGTGGGACCACGA AGCCTCAGACGCTGCTGCTGACGTGGGTCTCACACGGGCCTCACCAGCCGCCCGCAATCCCGTCCTGAGGCGGCCCCCCATCTTGGAGGACTATGTCCATGTGACATCCACGGAGGGCATCCGGGCCTATCTGGTGCTGCGTGCTGACCCTGTCGCCACAGGGGTGCAG AGCCCTCTGCTCCACGTCCCGTGGCGAGGCGGTGGCCAGCTGGACCTGCTGGGTGTGTCCTTCGCCTCCCTGAAGAAGCAGGTCGACGGCGAG CGGCGGGAGCGGCTGCTTCAGGAGGCCCAGAGGCTCTCAGACACCCTGCGCAG TCTCAGGTCAGGGGAGGAGGAGACAGCCCAGCCCGTGGGGGCCCCTGAGGAGGAGCCAGCTGACGGCCAAGGCGCCTCCACTCACTGCCTCTGGGTGGATGAGTTTGCACCCCGGCACTACACGGAGCTGCTCAGTGATGAC TTCACCAACCGCTGCCTGCTCAAGTGGCTGAAGTTGTGGGACTTGGTGGTGTTTGGCCACGAGAGGCCTTCCCGGAAGCCCAGGCCCAGTGTTGAGCCAGCCCGGGTCAGCAAGGAGGCCACGGCCCCAGGAAAGTGGAAGAGCCACGAACAGGTGCTGGAGGAGATGCTGGAGGCTGGGCTGGACCCGAGCCAGCGACCGAGGCAGAAG GTGGCACTGCTGTGTGGGCCTCCGGGGCTGGGGAAGACCACCCTGGCACACGTGATTGCACGTCACGCGGGGTACTCTGTGGTGGAGATGAACGCCAG TGACGACCGTAGCCCGGAGGCCTTCCGCACGCGCATCGAGGCGGCCACCCAGATGGAGTCGGTGCTGGGTGCTGGCGGGAAGCCCAACTGCCTGGTCATCGATGAGATCGACGGGGCCCCCGTG GCCGCCATCAACGTCCTCCTGAGCATCCTGAACCGCAAGGGGCCACAGGAGGCGGAGCCGCAGGGCCCAGCTGTGCCTTCGGGTGGCGGCCGACGGCGCCGGGCAGAGGGGGGGCTCCTCATGAGGCCCATTATTTGCATTTGCAACGACCA GTTCGCACCGTCCCTGCGGCAGCTGAAACAGCAGGCGTTCCTGCTGCACTTCCCGCCGACTCTGCCCTCGAGGCTGGTGCAGCGACTCCAGGAG GTCTCCCTGCGGCAGGGCATGAGGACTGACCCAGGGGTGCTGGCAGCCCTCTGTGAGAAAACTGACAATGACATCCGGGCCTGCATCAACACCCTGCAG TTCCTGTACAGTCGGGGCCAGCGGGAGCTGAGCGTGCGAGACGTGCAGGCCACACGCGTGGGCCTCAAGGACCAGCGCAGAGGGCTCTTCTCGGTGTGGCAGGAGGTCTTCCAGCTGCCTCGAGCCCAGAG GCGCCGTGTGGGCCAGGATCCCACCCTGCCTGCTGACACGCTCCTGCTGGGTGACGGGGACGCGGGCTCCCTGACCTCCGCCTCGCAGCGATTCTACCGTGTCCTGCATGCTGCCGCCTCCGCGGGCGAGCACGAGAAGGTGGTCCAG GGCCTGTTTGACAACTTCCTGCGCCTGCGGCTTcgagactccagcctgggcgccgtGTGTGCGGCCCTCGACTGGCTGGCCTTCGACGACCTGCTGGCGGGGGCTGCTCACCACAGCCAGAGCTTCCAGCTGCTGCGCTACCCACCCTTCCTGCCCGTGGCCTTCCACGTGCTATTTGCTTCCAGCCACACACCCAGGATCACCTTCCCCAGCAGCCAGCAGGAG GCCCAGAACCGGATGAGCCAGATGAGGAACCTGATGCAGACGCTGGTGTCCGGCATCACACCAGCCGCGCGCAGCCGGGCCACGCCCCAGGCCTTGCTCCTGGACGCCCTCTCCCTGCTGCTGGACATTCTTGCGCCCAAGCTCCGCCCC GTGAGCACACAGCTGTACAGCACCCGTGAGAAGCAACAGCTGGCCAGCCTGGTGGGCACGATGCTCGCTTACAGCCTGACCTACCGCCAGGAGCGCACGCCCGACGGGCAGTACATCTACAGGCTGGAGCC GAACGTGGAGGAACTCTGCCGCTTCCCCGAGCTGCCTGCCCGCAAGCCCCTGACCTACCAGGCCAAGCAGCTCATCGCCCGCGAGATCGAGGTGGAGAAGATGCGGCGGGCGGAGGCTTCGGCCCAGGCAGAGAACAGCCCCCAG GTGGACGGGAGCTCCTCAGGGCTCGAGGGTCTgctggggggcagtggggagaaAGGGGTGTGCCGACCTGCCCCACGCAACCACGAGCAGCGGCTGGAGCACATCATGAGGCGAGCGGTCCGGGAGGAACAG CCTGAGAGGGACTTCTTTGGACGTGTGGTTGTCAGGAGCACAGCAGCCCCGAGTgcag GGGACACGGCCCCGGAGCAGGACTCAGTGGAGCGGCGCATGGGCACGGCGGTGGGCAGGAGCGAGGTCTGGTTCCGCTTCAACGAGGGTGTCTCCAATGCTGTGCGGCGCAGCCTGTACATCAGGGACTTGCTCTAG
- the PRR25 gene encoding proline-rich protein 25, translated as MGHRPRMRILPCGDQTTGGQALSRETGLGPWAAGTHFLAISTTTWGRKMPAWISELLNSSGTAQSLANAVCEAQTIPGPGLRPQGTPTTRATSHKATPSTPNRWGPKQPQNRHMHPKKGVSGGPSPPPPAASRSGQTPGHEPRVQAPGLGSCGRPASARLPSLHLEKDDGKGTRSVTPLTAAATPWAVTTQTSPLPLLWDWEGRRADTASLSSAPNSLGSPWLPWWGGAALEPP; from the exons ATGGGTCACAGGCCTCGAATGCGCATCCTGCCATGTGGAGACCAGACCACAGGTGGCCAAGCCCTGTCTCGGGAAACGGGCCTGGGGCCCTGGGCGGCCGGCACTCACTTCCTGGCTATCTCTACCACCACGTGGGGCAGAAAGATGCCGGCCTGGATTTCTGAGCTCCTCAACAGCTCGGGAACAGCGCAGTCACTTGCCAACGCAGTGTGCGAGGCACAGACCATTCCAGGGCCTGGCCTGCGCCCACAGGGCACTCCTACCACACGGGCCACTTCTCACAAGGCGACACCGTCCACCCCCAATCGCTGGGGCCCAAAGCAGCCCCAGAACAGACACATGCACCCCAAAAAGGGGGTCAGTGGG GGCCCCTCGCCGCCGCCCCCTGCCGCCTCCCGATCTGGTCAAACTCCCGGGCACGAGCCCCGCGTGCAGGCGCCGGGCCTGGGCTCCTGTGGCCGCCCCGCCAGCGCCCGTCTTCCGTCCCTGCATTTAGAGAAGGACGATGGCAAAGGCACCCGCTCGGTGACCCCtcttacag CTGCTGCCACGCCATGGGCGGTGACCACACAGACGTCCCCTCTGCCATTGCTGTGGGACTGGGAAGGACGCCGGGCAGATACAGCCTCCCTCTCCAGTGCCCCGAACTCCCTGGGTTCACCCTGGCTCCCATGGTGGGGAGGGGCCGCCTTGGAACCCCCATGA